Below is a genomic region from Pseudomonadota bacterium.
CGCGCGCGCCTCGACCTCGGGCGCCGCGAGCTGCCTGTCGAGGTCGCGCCAGTCGATGCGGCCCACCTTGTCGAACCCGATGAACCGCGTCTCGCCGACGGTCTCTCGCCAGGCGAGGTCGTTGGAGTGGTGCTCCATCATGGAGCGGAAGATGATCGGCCGGCACTCGGCCGGGAGCTTCGTCTCGCAGCCGCAGACGCGGGAGATCTGCTCCGGCACGCGGATGCCGAGCGCCAGGACGAGCCTGTTGATCGCGGCGGTCGAGCCCGCGCCGGTGAACACGAGGACGTCGTCGTCGGTTGCGCCGATCGCCGCCGTGACGCTGCCGTACGCCCGCTCCACGAAGAAGGTCATCTGGCGGCCGGACGTGTTGCTCTCGGTGTGCGTGTTCGCCATGTGCGGCAGCACCCGCGTCCGGAGGAGCTCCTCTATGGGCGTGAACGGGAGACCGGACGCGATGTAGTCGAAGTACGCGCGCCGCTTGCGCCCGAACGGCGTCTCGATGAACGTGTCGCGGCTCGCGAGGTTCTCCCGCAGGTAGCGGAGCTTGGGGTCGTCCAGGATGGTCATCGACGGGGACTCTACCGGCGGCGGTGCGGATTGTCGATCTCAAGCTTCTTCGTCTTGCGCCACAGCGTCGTCGGCGAGAGGCCGAGCGCCTCGGCGATCGTCAATTTTTCGATCGGGCCCGCGGCATCACGCAGCGTGCGTCCGTCTTGGCGAAGTCGCGGTCCAGCGTGAGGATCGCGCATCGCGCCGTCGCCGCGAGGGCGTAGGCGAAGCAGTCGCCGAGGTTCAGCGGGTACGCGAGCCGGGCCGCTGCCGCGATCCGGGCCTGCTCGACGTCGGGCGGAACGAACTCGATGCCGCTCGCCAGTAGCTGCGCCTCGAGCGGGTCCGCGTTCCCGGGTTGCCGATCGCGCAGGAGGATGAGCGCCTCTGCCAGGTTCACCGTGCTCATCTTGAGCTCGCCGGCTTCCTCGTTGAGCTTGCGCGCGACCCAGGCGGCGTCGGGCTCGTCGAACAGCACGGCGAGCAGCGCGGAGGTGTCGATCACCAAAGGCTACCTCCACAGATCGTCGTGGCTCGCGAAGCGCGGGCGCGGGTTGCCCTCGCCGCCGAGCGCCAGCCCGATCCACGCCGTGAAGTCCTCGACCGGCGCCGCGGCGGTGGCCCGCTCCGACGCCTCGGCGACGGCGGTGCGGATCGCATCCGACTTGCTGCGGAGGCCGCGCGCGCGCATCAGCCTGGCGAGCGCCGCGTCGAACTCGGGCGTCACGTTGATGTTGATCTGGCCCATGGGAACCTCCCCTATACAGTAGTCTATACAGATACCACGGGAGGTCAAGGCGATCGGCCGGCGGAGGGAACCGCGACTCGGATGGGACCTCTCGGCGAAAGGCGCCTACCTTCGGCGGTGCGGGTTGTCGATCTCGAGCTTCTTCATCTTGCGCCAGAGCGTCGTCGGCGAGAGGCCGAGCGCTTCGGCGGCCTCGTCCGTGCTCTCGTAGTGCACGAGCGCCGCGCGGATCGCCTGGCGCTCGGTCACGGAGACGATGTCGTCGAGGGTCTGGCGCCCCTTGGGCGCGTCCTCGGAGGAGGGCACGAGGTCGCCGAGCATGATCTCGCCGTCCACCGTCAGCGCCACCGCCTGCTCGAGGAGGTTCTCGAGCTCGCGCACGTTGCCCGGGAAGTTGTACGCGATGAGCCGCTCCATCGCGCCCTTGCCGAGGCGAACGGTCCGCCCCATTTCCTTGGAGTACTTCTTGAGGAAGTGCTCGACGAGCAGCGGGACGTCCTCCGGGCGCTCGCGCAGCGGCGGCACGCGGAAGCGCGCGACGTTGAGCCGGTAGTACAGATCCTCTCGGAACCGCTTCTCGGCGATCGCCTTCTGCAGGTCCTGGTTGGTCGCGGCGATGACGCGGATGTCCACCTGGATCGACTTGTTGTCGCCGACGCGCTTGATCTCGCGCTCCTGGATCGCGCGCAGCAGCTTGGCCTGGAACGACGGCGACGTCTCCCCGATCTCGTCGAAGAAGAAGGTCCCGCCTTCGGCCTCCTCGAACAGCCCCTTGCGCGTGCTCACGGCGCCCGTGAACGCGCCGCGCGTGTGCCCGAACAGCTCGCTCTCGAGGAGCGTCTCGCTGATCGCCGCGCAGTTGACCGGCACGAACGGCCGGCTGCCGCGCTTCGAGTTCGCGTGGATCGCCTTGGCGATCAGCTCCTTGCCGGTGCCGCTCTCGCCGGTGATCAGCACGGTCGTGTCGGTCGGCGCGATCTTGATGATGCGCGTCAGGATCTCGCGCATCGCCTGCGAGCGGCCGATGATGTTCTCGAACGCGTAGCGCTCCTTGAACTCCTGCGTGAGCAGCGACACCTCGCCGGACAGCCAGCGCCGCTCGAGCGCCTTGTCGACCTTGACGAGCAGCTCGTCCTCGGTGAACGGCTTCTGGATGTAGTCCCACGCGCCGAGCCGCATCGCCTCGACCGCGGTCTCGATCGTGCCGTACGCGGTCATCACGATCACCTCGCTGAGCGGGCTCGCCTCGCGCACGTGCCTGAGCACCGCGATACCGTCGACCTTGCCCATCCGCAGATCCGTGATCACGAGGTCGTACGCCTCGTCGTCGATCGCCTCGACCGCGTCCGAGCCGTCCTTGCCCTCGGCGACGTCGTGGCCCGCGCCGCGCAGCATGATCGCGAGCGTCGTGCGCATGTTCTTCTGATCGTCGACGATGAGAATCCGCGCCACGTCGCGCTCCTCTCCCGAGACTGCTCCAGCTTCGTGTAGGGTGAATATAACAGGGTTCGCCGTTTCCACAACCCGGGACGAGCGCCGAAATATTTTCAACCGCGCGGGCGCGGAACGTGCCACAGTGACGGGTGGTTGCCGGATCCCATGTCGGGCCGCGCAACGAACAAAAAGGGGAGATCATGAGCTGGAAACGAATCGTTCTTCTGGCGCTGGCGCTCGCCGTCGGCGGTCCGGGCCTCGGGTGCGACGAGGGCGGATCGGGCTCGGACAGCGACTCGGACGGGGACTCGGATTCCGATTCCGACTCCGACTCGGACTCGGATTCGGACTCCGACGCCGACTCGGACACGGATTCCGATTCGGACACGGACTCGGACACGGACTCGGACACGGACTCGGACACGGATGCGGACACGGACGCGGACTCGGACTACCCGGCCGGACCGTACGGCTTCACGCCCTCCATGCTGTGGGGCGAGACGACCGGCGAGTGGACCGACGACGGCGACATCATCCCGAACATCTGCCTGCCGGACGCGAACGGCACCGAGCGCTGCCTCGGCGACCTCTACGGGAGCGCGGCGTACCAGATCGTGATCGTCGATTTCACGACGATGTGGTGCCCCTACTGCATCGATGCCGCCGTGGGCGAGCAAGATTTCGTCGACTACCTCGGGGACAACGGTTGGGACGTGGAGTGGATCTCCATTCTGGAGCAGGACGCGTCGTACGGGACGGTGAGCCAATCCGAGGCGTCCGACTTCGCCATTGACTACGGCCTGGATCCGGCGACGGTGCTCTACGACGCCACGCAGGAGTGGGCAGCCGAGGCGGTGCCGACCGGCTTCCCGACGATCTACACCGTGCACACCACGAACATGCTCATCTGGGACATGACCGAGGGATGGATCGATCCGAGCGGGTCCGACTGGGCCGAGTTCCTGGCCTGGTGGCCCCCCTTCCTGGACTACTGCGACGGCCAGTCCGGATCCTAGGCGGCCGGGCGCGCAGCAGCCCATGAACCGCTCATAATTCTTCGACAATTTCGGATCGCTGTTTTCCCGCGCCGCCCGGTTGACACCTCGACGTACGTGTTTACATTGTGCCCACCTCGCGCGGCGATGAATTCGCGCGGGGACGTGAGGAGGAGCGGAAATGGGCAAGATCATCGGCATCGACCTGGGGACGACGAACAGCGTCGTGGCGGTCATCGAGGGCAAGGATCCGATCGTCATCGCGAACGAGGAGGGCGGCCGCACGACGCCGTCGGTCGTGGCGTGGGACGACCAGGGCGAGATCCTCGTCGGGCAGATCGCGAAGCGGCAGGCGATCACGAACCCCGAGAACACCGTGTTCTCGATCAAGCGGTTCATGGGCCGCAAGCAGGGCGAGGTCCGCGAGGAGATGTCGATGGTGTCGTACAAGGTCGTCGAGGCCGCGAACGGCGACGCCCAGGTCGAGATAAAGGGGAAGAGGTTCGCGCCCCCCGAGATCTCCGCGCGCGTGCTCATGAAGCTCAAGAAGGCGGCGGAGGACTACCTCGGCGAGAAGGTCACCGAGGCGGTGATCACCGTGCCCGCGTACTTCAACGACTCGCAGCGCCAGGCGACCAAGGACGCCGGGCGCATCGCCGGGCTCGAGGTGAAGCGCATCGTCAACGAGCCCACCGCGGCGGCGCTCGCGTACGGCCTCGACAAGAAGAAGGACGAGGTGATCGCGGTCTACGACTTCGGCGGCGGCACCTTCGACATCTCCATCCTCGAGGTCGGCGACAACGTCGTGCAGGTGATCTCGACGAACGGCGACACGCACCTCGGCGGCGACAACATCGACCAGCGGGTGATCGAGTACCTGATCGCCGAGTTCCGCAAGGACCAGGGGATCGACGTCTCCAAGGACAAGATGGTTCTCCAGCGGCTCAAGGAGGCGGCCGAGAAGGCGAAGATCGAGCTGTCGGCGCTCATGGAGACGCAGATCAACCTGCCGTTCCTCACGGCGGACGCCTCCGGGCCGAAGCACATGAACCTGCGCCTCTCGCGCGCCAAGTTCGAGTCGATGATCGAGGATCTCGTGGAGCGCACGCTCGAGCCGACGCGCAAGGCGCTCGCCGACGCGAACAAGCGGCCGAGCGACATCAACCAGGTCGTCCTGGTCGGCGGCTCGACGCGCATCCCGATGGTGCAGAAGAAGGTCGGCGAGCTGTTCGGCCGCGAGCCGCACAAGGGCGTGAACCCGGACGAGGTCGTGGCGCTCGGCGCCGCGGTCCAGGCGGGCGTGCTCTCGGGGGACGTGAAGGATCTCCTGCTGCTCGACGTGACGCCGCTCTCGCTCGGCGTCGAGACGCTCGGCGGCGTGGCGACCGTCATGATCCCGCGCAACACGACGATCCCGGCGAAGAAGGCCGAGATCTACTCGACCGCGTCGGACAGCCAGACGTCGGTCGAGATCCACGTGCTGCAGGGCGAGCGCAGCATGGCGCGGGACAACAGGACGCTCGGCCGCTTCCACCTCGAGGGGCTCATGCCGGCGCCGCGCGGCGTGCCGAAGATCGAGGTGACGTTCGACATCGACGCGAACGGCATCGTCAACGTGTCCGCCAAGGACATGGCGACCGGCAAGGAGCAGCGGATCACGATCACCGCGTCGTCCGGCCTCGTGGACGCGGAGATCGACCGCATGGTCAAGGACGCCGAGAAGAACAAGGCCGAGGACGAGCAGCGGCGCAAGGACATCGAGATCAAGAACCGCGCCGAGCAGCTCGCCTACGCCACGGAGAAGACGCTCGACGAGCACAAGGACAAGATCCCGGCGGACGCCCAGGCGACCATCCGCGAGGCGATCACCTCGCTGCGCGCCGCGATCGGCACCGGCGAGACCGCGAAGATCGAGGCCGAGATGGAGAAGCTCACCAAGGCGTCGCACAAGATCGCCGAGGTGATGTATCAGGCTGCGGCCGCCCAGGGGCCGCAGGATCCGGGCGCGGGTCCCGGCGCCGGCCCCGAGGATTCCGGACCGACCGCCTCGTCCGGCGGCGCGCCCAAGTCCAAGGACGGCGACGTCATCGACGCGGAGTTCGAGGAGAACAAGGACTGAGTCAGGGTCCGTCCGCGAAGAAGCACGACATCGACAGCTGTCGGCCAGCGACCTCGGTTCTGACCGCGTTTGTCGGCGCGACGACGTACTGGCACGCATGTGAGCAATCGGAACCCGTGGCGCCTGGGCACGGCGCACAGTCCGAGCATTGGTCGTCGCCGCAGTCGGTCAGCCCGTCGCCGTCGTTGTCGACACCGTCGTCGCACGCCTCGGAGAAGTCTTCGTCGCCGAGGTTCTCGCAGTAGAACCAACCGAACCCTCCGGCGATCGCGGCGCGCTGCGCGTCGGTCATGTCGCCGCACTCGAGCTCTGTGGGCAGCTTGGGGAGCGGGCAGTACATGTACGTCGTTTCCTCCCCATCGTCCGACGCTTCCTTCTTGATGGTCGGGTATGCGCCGCCGAATACCGCCGGGCACGTCTCGCCTTCGTTGATGTACTCCACCGTGAGGTCGCACTCGGACGTCTTGGCGGAGGCATCCCACGGCAGCGCCCATTGGAAGCAGCTGACCCACGCATGCGCCACTATCAGTCGCGCGAGCCCGTCCATGGCCGGGCCCCAGTCGGCGTTGCAGATCGAGGAGACGTAGCCCAAGTTGCCGAATCCTTCTGCGGCGAGCTCCACGAACCTACGGCCCGGCTCGGCCCGCGTCACCTCCTCGGAATCGGCGCTGCGCGTGCACGCCGGACGGAACGACCAGGCGAGATTGTCCGGCGCGTTCGGTTGTTCCGGCACGAGTTGCATGGCGTCCTGCTCGAGGCAGTCGCCCAGCTGGTCGCCGCGGCCCTGGCAGGTGTCGGCCCCGATACCCTCGTTTGGCACGCCGGTGATCGCTGCGAAGACGACGCCGCCTATGTATTTGTTTTCCGTGAGGGCTTCATAGAGATGGCTTGCCGGAAAGAGGTGCTCCGGATGCTCGCCGCACGCGAGGCCGGCCTTCATCTCTGCCGGATCCGCGATCTCGCTCTCGGCGAACAGCGCCTCGCCGTTCAGCATCGAGCAGTCGTCCGCGTCGCTCACGATGAGCACCGCAAGGAGGTGCTTGAGTTGAGTGAACCCCCACTGGTCCTCCCGGTCGAAAGCCGTCACAGCAGCCTGGAGCGGCTGTCGGATCATGCACCCGTCCATGCCCTGCAGCGCGAGGCACGCGGCCTGCACGGCGGGGGTGTCGACCTGTTGGATCCACGACGTCTCAACCCACGGCGCGTCGAGCGCCGGGCACGGGACACCGTCGCCGCCGATTATTGCCTCTACCGCCTTGATCCCCTGGAACATGCCATCGTCGCCGAGACCGGTGCACCCCGCGGGAACCTCGCCGGGCCAGGATGCGTCGTTCTCCTCGCCATCCGAGGAGAGGCCCATGTTCGAGGTCACGACCGCGAAGCGCAGCTCGTCGATCGCCGCGAAAGGCCCGGTCCCAGTCGGAGCCGTGAGCGCCACGACGAGATCATGAAGCGACGAGGCGAGGATCGCCTGCTCCTCGGCCATCGATGCGGAGGTGTCCACCACCACGAGCAGATCCACGCCCGGAAAATAGCCCAACCACGCGTCGTCGATGTCCAAACGGTAGGAGATCGGACCGGCGGGCGCGGTTTCGAGATCGGAACACGCGCACCCAAAGGCGCCGAGCACGGCGAAAAGCGCGATGGCGAACGGTCGGAGGCATGAGTCTTTCACGTCCCTATTGTACGCAATCCGCGCGACACCGGTAAGGTCCGGCAAGGTGGTCCGGCAAGGTGGTCCGGCAAGGTGTCGTAACCTTCCAATTTCCATTTTCCCCGCTCTTTCGGAAACGCCAGCGATGCATCGCTTCACGCGAAGAACCGCAGCCTGGACCGCCGGAAATTGGAAATTGGAAGGTTACGACACCTTCGACCACCTTCGACGGCGCCGGCCCCGAGGATTCCGGACCGACCGCCTCGTCCGGCGGCGCGCCCAAGTCCAAGGACGGCGACGTCATCGACGCGGAGTTCGAGGAGAACAAGGACTGAGTCAGGGTCCGTCCGCGAAGAAGCACGACATCGACAGCTGTCGGCCAGCGACCTCGGTTCTGACCGCGTTTGTCGGCGCGACGACGTACTGGCACGCATGAAGTAAGGAGTAAGGTGTCGTAACCTTCGACAGGACTTCGCTTCGAGACGCTCGCTCCTGCTTCCTACGCCCCCATCGGCATTCGTGCTATAGACCGCCCCATGATGCGGACGATCGCGAGCGGCGTGATCGCGGGCCTCCTGGGCGCGGGCGCCGCGGCCCTGCTCGAGGCGGCGCTCGGCGCGAACGGGCCGTTCCTCCCGGCGCTCGGCGCGGCGCTCGGGCTGCTCGCCCCGCTCGGCCTCGCGGTCGGAGTCGGCCTGCTGATCGCCCGCGCGCTGCTGCCCGAGGAGCTGCGGCCTCGCGCCTTCCTCGCGAGGCTCGGCGCGCGCTCGGACGCGAAGCTCTCCGCGTCGATCCTCGTCCTCGCGATCTTCGTCCTCGTCGGCGCCGCGCTCCTCTACAGGATCGCCTTCTTCTTCCTCACGCGCTTCCACCACCACGGGCTCGCGGGGCTCGCGTTCGGCCTCTCGGCGCTCGCGTTCGCCGC
It encodes:
- a CDS encoding redoxin domain-containing protein, whose translation is MSWKRIVLLALALAVGGPGLGCDEGGSGSDSDSDGDSDSDSDSDSDSDSDSDADSDTDSDSDTDSDTDSDTDSDTDADTDADSDYPAGPYGFTPSMLWGETTGEWTDDGDIIPNICLPDANGTERCLGDLYGSAAYQIVIVDFTTMWCPYCIDAAVGEQDFVDYLGDNGWDVEWISILEQDASYGTVSQSEASDFAIDYGLDPATVLYDATQEWAAEAVPTGFPTIYTVHTTNMLIWDMTEGWIDPSGSDWAEFLAWWPPFLDYCDGQSGS
- a CDS encoding sigma-54 dependent transcriptional regulator, translated to MARILIVDDQKNMRTTLAIMLRGAGHDVAEGKDGSDAVEAIDDEAYDLVITDLRMGKVDGIAVLRHVREASPLSEVIVMTAYGTIETAVEAMRLGAWDYIQKPFTEDELLVKVDKALERRWLSGEVSLLTQEFKERYAFENIIGRSQAMREILTRIIKIAPTDTTVLITGESGTGKELIAKAIHANSKRGSRPFVPVNCAAISETLLESELFGHTRGAFTGAVSTRKGLFEEAEGGTFFFDEIGETSPSFQAKLLRAIQEREIKRVGDNKSIQVDIRVIAATNQDLQKAIAEKRFREDLYYRLNVARFRVPPLRERPEDVPLLVEHFLKKYSKEMGRTVRLGKGAMERLIAYNFPGNVRELENLLEQAVALTVDGEIMLGDLVPSSEDAPKGRQTLDDIVSVTERQAIRAALVHYESTDEAAEALGLSPTTLWRKMKKLEIDNPHRRR
- a CDS encoding aminotransferase class V-fold PLP-dependent enzyme, translated to MTILDDPKLRYLRENLASRDTFIETPFGRKRRAYFDYIASGLPFTPIEELLRTRVLPHMANTHTESNTSGRQMTFFVERAYGSVTAAIGATDDDVLVFTGAGSTAAINRLVLALGIRVPEQISRVCGCETKLPAECRPIIFRSMMEHHSNDLAWRETVGETRFIGFDKVGRIDWRDLDRQLAAPEVEARAQKLGTFSAASNVTGILNDVDALARVMHAHGGSAFFDYAAAAPYVKIDMHPGGDPALRKDAIFISTHKFLGGPQTPGILAANRALFTSSVPVEPGGGTVLYTSQWDHRYLGDVKVREAGGTPPIVQIIRAGLVFDLKRYVGERL
- a CDS encoding type II toxin-antitoxin system VapC family toxin, yielding MIDTSALLAVLFDEPDAAWVARKLNEEAGELKMSTVNLAEALILLRDRQPGNADPLEAQLLASGIEFVPPDVEQARIAAAARLAYPLNLGDCFAYALAATARCAILTLDRDFAKTDARCVMPRARSKN
- the dnaK gene encoding molecular chaperone DnaK, encoding MGKIIGIDLGTTNSVVAVIEGKDPIVIANEEGGRTTPSVVAWDDQGEILVGQIAKRQAITNPENTVFSIKRFMGRKQGEVREEMSMVSYKVVEAANGDAQVEIKGKRFAPPEISARVLMKLKKAAEDYLGEKVTEAVITVPAYFNDSQRQATKDAGRIAGLEVKRIVNEPTAAALAYGLDKKKDEVIAVYDFGGGTFDISILEVGDNVVQVISTNGDTHLGGDNIDQRVIEYLIAEFRKDQGIDVSKDKMVLQRLKEAAEKAKIELSALMETQINLPFLTADASGPKHMNLRLSRAKFESMIEDLVERTLEPTRKALADANKRPSDINQVVLVGGSTRIPMVQKKVGELFGREPHKGVNPDEVVALGAAVQAGVLSGDVKDLLLLDVTPLSLGVETLGGVATVMIPRNTTIPAKKAEIYSTASDSQTSVEIHVLQGERSMARDNRTLGRFHLEGLMPAPRGVPKIEVTFDIDANGIVNVSAKDMATGKEQRITITASSGLVDAEIDRMVKDAEKNKAEDEQRRKDIEIKNRAEQLAYATEKTLDEHKDKIPADAQATIREAITSLRAAIGTGETAKIEAEMEKLTKASHKIAEVMYQAAAAQGPQDPGAGPGAGPEDSGPTASSGGAPKSKDGDVIDAEFEENKD
- a CDS encoding ribbon-helix-helix protein, CopG family; the encoded protein is MGQININVTPEFDAALARLMRARGLRSKSDAIRTAVAEASERATAAAPVEDFTAWIGLALGGEGNPRPRFASHDDLWR